A DNA window from Allokutzneria albata contains the following coding sequences:
- a CDS encoding LpqB family beta-propeller domain-containing protein — protein sequence MRFRGRVAALCLALAGVLLLNGCASIPESGAPKKLRPGPDLGQGTEAVRPDRGLTPLGLVRNFVKASANSEQLHAAARLYLTEQASRSWDDRSLHRVIADDFDTIPRPVLGPNGEVKPNEQIVVVRGTQFGRVDFDASFVPETKAIETELRVEKQPNGDWRIADPPQGVVVTFTSFKENYKQVRVYFSDPNHRTVVPDLRYVPMLPARAVPDKVLDALLLGPSAALRGSVTSVIPQNTALASNVSESADGALQVNLGKLGDMTTPDRRVIAAQVVLSLRGVTNSRIKLYADGQPLVPDKLEWRPADVATFEAHLGPSPELAGMYVSSGKLRSLKDESLVAAAADVNVVSAAQSKQGDLLAVVARHGTGVQLRVGPTNGPLREVPLRQSGRLTRPTWMPDAPEMWTVLDQSTVVRVVDTTGRGIWSSTRVNADELTRFGPITELRLSRDGLRVAAIAGGRVVVGTVAEQGGERSVRATQVLGFNRLANPVAVEWPLPDALVVATTNATTPVARIGVDGLVVESYLSSNLTPPVHAIAAAPSRPVIVSDSGGLWKVTESSEVWQPLPFNPGPNAVPFYPG from the coding sequence GTGAGGTTCCGGGGTCGTGTCGCCGCGCTCTGCCTGGCCCTGGCCGGCGTCCTGCTGCTCAACGGCTGCGCCTCCATCCCCGAGTCCGGCGCGCCCAAGAAGCTGCGCCCCGGCCCGGACCTGGGCCAGGGGACCGAGGCGGTCCGGCCCGACCGCGGGCTCACCCCGCTCGGCCTCGTCCGCAACTTCGTCAAGGCGTCGGCGAACTCCGAGCAGCTGCACGCCGCCGCCCGGCTCTACCTCACCGAGCAGGCGAGCCGGTCCTGGGACGACCGCAGCCTGCACCGGGTGATCGCCGACGACTTCGACACCATCCCGCGCCCGGTGCTCGGCCCCAACGGCGAGGTGAAGCCGAACGAGCAGATCGTCGTCGTGCGCGGCACCCAGTTCGGCCGCGTGGACTTCGACGCCTCGTTCGTCCCGGAGACCAAGGCCATCGAGACGGAGCTGCGGGTCGAGAAGCAGCCCAACGGCGACTGGCGGATCGCCGACCCGCCGCAGGGCGTCGTGGTCACGTTCACCAGCTTCAAGGAGAACTACAAGCAGGTCCGGGTCTACTTCTCCGATCCGAACCACCGCACGGTCGTCCCGGACCTGCGGTACGTGCCGATGCTCCCGGCGCGCGCGGTGCCGGACAAGGTCCTCGACGCGTTGCTGCTCGGCCCGTCCGCGGCCCTGCGCGGTTCGGTCACCAGCGTGATCCCGCAGAACACCGCCCTGGCGAGCAACGTCAGCGAGAGCGCGGACGGTGCGCTCCAGGTGAACCTCGGCAAGCTCGGTGACATGACCACGCCGGACCGCCGGGTGATCGCCGCCCAGGTGGTGCTGTCCCTGCGCGGCGTCACCAACAGCCGGATCAAGCTCTACGCCGACGGCCAGCCGCTGGTGCCGGACAAGCTCGAATGGCGGCCCGCCGACGTCGCGACCTTCGAGGCGCACCTCGGCCCCAGCCCGGAACTGGCCGGTATGTACGTCTCCTCGGGGAAGCTGCGCTCGCTCAAGGACGAATCGCTCGTCGCGGCCGCCGCGGACGTCAACGTGGTGTCGGCGGCGCAGTCCAAGCAGGGCGACCTGCTCGCCGTCGTCGCCCGCCACGGCACCGGCGTGCAGCTGCGGGTGGGCCCGACCAACGGCCCGCTGCGCGAGGTCCCGCTGCGGCAGTCGGGACGGCTGACCCGGCCGACCTGGATGCCGGACGCGCCGGAGATGTGGACCGTGCTGGACCAGAGCACCGTGGTCCGCGTCGTCGACACGACCGGCCGCGGCATCTGGAGCTCCACCAGGGTCAACGCCGACGAGCTGACCCGCTTCGGGCCGATCACGGAGCTGCGGCTGTCCCGGGACGGGCTGCGGGTGGCCGCGATCGCCGGTGGCCGCGTCGTCGTCGGCACCGTCGCCGAGCAGGGCGGTGAGCGCAGCGTCCGCGCCACCCAGGTGCTCGGCTTCAACCGGCTGGCCAACCCGGTCGCGGTGGAGTGGCCCCTGCCGGACGCGTTGGTCGTCGCCACGACCAACGCGACGACCCCGGTGGCCAGGATCGGTGTGGACGGCCTGGTGGTGGAGTCCTACCTCAGCTCCAACCTGACGCCGCCGGTGCACGCGATCGCCGCGGCGCCGAGCCGTCCGGTGATCGTCTCCGACAGCGGCGGGCTGTGGAAGGTCACCGAGTCCAGCGAGGTCTGGCAGCCGCTGCCGTTCAACCCCGGCCCCAACGCGGTGCCGTTCTACCCGGGCTGA